The sequence CCGACCTCCCCGAGGGAACGGACACCGTCGAGGCGGCGTAGCAGGAACTGTTCTTTCGGCGGGATCTCGAAGGCCCGGCCGTTACGCCGGTCCTTGAGCAGGTAGACCGTGTCGGGGCCACGCCACAACGGTCGCGAGAAGATCAGATCTTCGCGCAGCCGGGGGCGTTTGGCCAGCAGTCCCGGATACGTCACGACGACACCACCGACTCCCGCAGCACCCGGGCGAGCAGATAGGAGAGGTACGCCTCGTCGCGGATGGTGGCGTGCAGCCGGTTGTTGGTCATGTGTAGGTACGGCGAGAGCAGGAACGTGAGGGCCTCTCCCGGGTCGGTGAGCACCCGGTCGCCGCCGCTCCACGCGCTGACCGTGAGTTCGCCGGAGGTGGCCAGGGCCAGCACCTTCTCGCGGAGCTGGGCTGTGTGCTCGGCCCATCCGCGCAGGAAGCCGGGGAGTCGTCGCGTCTCGCCCTGCGCGACGAGGGTGAGAATCTGCCGTACCCGACGGCCGAGCTCCCCGGCGACGCTGTCGTACATGCGCGTGTACTCGTCGATACCGATCAGGTCGGTGCCGGCGAAGGCCCGATGCCAGTAGTGGTGGTACCGGTCGAGGAAGTCCACCAGTTGCTCCCGGTCGGGCAGGAAGGTGCCGGCGTGCACCGTCATCAGCTGCGCGGCGGTGCCCAGCAGCACCGGACGCAGGTGCAGGTTCATCGACGAGATGGCCCGTAGCACCGTGTCGCTGGAGTGCTGGAAGTGCCACTCGGCGACCTCGATGCCCGCCGGTCCGCCGTACTTG comes from Salinispora tropica CNB-440 and encodes:
- a CDS encoding lantibiotic dehydratase C-terminal domain-containing protein; amino-acid sequence: MTASAAAPANAEDTGDRRGQWIALHIFYAANPQPLLVDCVAPLIRELTEQDLLAGHFFINYWLEGPHVRLRLRPRTPADEPEVRARAEAAISRFLATRPALYAMGTGYLRELYDILFALEFPEGRPAELVDANGQMLLRPNNSYHYRPYEPEYGKYGGPAGIEVAEWHFQHSSDTVLRAISSMNLHLRPVLLGTAAQLMTVHAGTFLPDREQLVDFLDRYHHYWHRAFAGTDLIGIDEYTRMYDSVAGELGRRVRQILTLVAQGETRRLPGFLRGWAEHTAQLREKVLALATSGELTVSAWSGGDRVLTDPGEALTFLLSPYLHMTNNRLHATIRDEAYLSYLLARVLRESVVSS